From a region of the Candidatus Pantoea bituminis genome:
- the yniD gene encoding small membrane protein YniD, translating to MARYLAAKKYWKMVLVLLCICGALMLIRWAAMIWA from the coding sequence GTGGCGCGATATTTAGCTGCGAAGAAGTATTGGAAAATGGTACTGGTTCTGCTCTGTATCTGCGGTGCGTTAATGCTGATTCGTTGGGCAGCGATGATATGGGCCTAA
- a CDS encoding OsmC family protein: MTIHKKGSAHWEGDIKGKGTVSTESGVLSQQPYGFKTRFEGEKGTNPEELIGAAHAACFSMALSLMLGEAGFPPKSIDTTADVSLDKKGEGFAITKVALTSTIELPGIDNATFDEIINKAKAGCPVSQVLNAEITLDYTLNN; this comes from the coding sequence ATGACCATTCATAAGAAAGGTTCGGCGCATTGGGAAGGCGATATCAAGGGAAAAGGGACAGTAAGCACTGAGAGCGGCGTGCTGAGCCAGCAACCTTATGGTTTCAAAACCCGTTTTGAAGGTGAAAAAGGCACGAATCCAGAAGAGCTAATCGGTGCTGCACACGCAGCGTGTTTCTCTATGGCTTTATCGCTGATGTTAGGCGAAGCAGGTTTTCCGCCGAAAAGCATTGATACCACGGCGGATGTTTCTCTTGATAAGAAAGGTGAAGGTTTTGCGATCACCAAGGTGGCGCTGACCAGCACCATCGAACTGCCAGGCATTGATAACGCAACATTTGATGAAATCATCAATAAAGCTAAAGCGGGCTGCCCAGTTTCACAGGTTCTGAATGCTGAGATTACTCTCGACTACACCCTGAATAACTAA
- a CDS encoding I78 family peptidase inhibitor, which produces MNHYGKALVVMGFFALTACQSASKPETAAVAQDPESDLCGASQYQDYVGKPLSSVNSQRFDHQVRAIPYNSAVTMDFKLNRLNFMADKSGNISRVYCG; this is translated from the coding sequence GTGAATCATTATGGAAAAGCGCTGGTTGTGATGGGCTTCTTTGCCTTAACGGCATGCCAGTCAGCCAGTAAACCCGAAACCGCTGCGGTGGCTCAAGATCCAGAAAGCGATCTTTGCGGTGCTTCACAGTATCAAGACTATGTCGGCAAGCCGTTATCTTCGGTGAATAGCCAACGATTCGATCATCAGGTTCGCGCCATTCCCTACAACTCGGCGGTAACCATGGATTTCAAACTCAATCGCCTGAATTTTATGGCAGACAAGAGTGGCAACATTAGTCGGGTTTACTGCGGCTAA
- a CDS encoding CPBP family intramembrane glutamic endopeptidase, whose product MNTNSDRVALTLFYVGSFVVYYLVTMLITLFPNYGVLRNDGLLVPVLCLFEFAVIYPLYRFYCQRRSDLPLGELRPLQTLLFIGVLFILMAAQTQFLQPEGWLVEQAQQGRNSLLILLLTAVLLAPVFEEVLFRGFLLQAFLLWAPRSRFACMLLTSLLFAMMHTQYVHWETIIALTLFSLLLCYARLRSNSLALPIFLHTLNNLIALLPAWYFSG is encoded by the coding sequence ATGAACACCAATTCCGACAGAGTGGCGCTGACGCTGTTTTACGTCGGCAGCTTTGTGGTCTATTACCTCGTGACTATGCTTATCACGCTGTTTCCTAACTATGGCGTGCTGCGTAATGACGGCTTATTGGTGCCGGTGCTCTGCCTGTTTGAATTTGCCGTGATCTATCCGCTTTATCGCTTCTATTGCCAGCGTCGTAGCGACCTGCCGCTGGGCGAATTACGTCCGCTGCAAACGCTGCTGTTTATTGGCGTACTGTTTATTTTAATGGCGGCGCAAACCCAATTTTTGCAGCCGGAAGGTTGGCTGGTTGAGCAGGCGCAGCAAGGACGTAATTCGCTGCTGATTTTGTTGCTAACGGCGGTGCTGTTAGCACCGGTGTTTGAGGAAGTCCTGTTTCGTGGTTTTCTGTTACAGGCATTTTTGCTGTGGGCACCACGCAGTCGCTTTGCCTGCATGTTGCTGACTTCACTGCTGTTCGCCATGATGCACACTCAGTATGTTCACTGGGAAACCATTATCGCGCTGACACTGTTTTCGCTGTTATTATGTTACGCCCGCCTGCGCAGCAACAGCCTGGCGCTGCCCATTTTCCTGCACACGCTAAACAATCTTATCGCGCTGCTTCCTGCCTGGTATTTCTCAGGTTAA
- the lldD gene encoding FMN-dependent L-lactate dehydrogenase LldD, giving the protein MIISAASDYRAAAQRILPPFLFHYLDGGAYAEHTLRRNVDDLADVALRQRILKNMSDLSLETKLFNETLSMPVALAPVGLCGMYARRGEVQAARAAALKGIPFTLSTVSVCPIEEVAPAINRPMWFQLYVLRDRGFMRNALERAKAAGCSTLVFTVDMPTPGARYRDAHSGMSGNHAALRRYWQAVTHPQWAWDVGMQGRPHDLGNISTYLGKPTGLEDYIGWLANNFDPSISWKDLEWIREFWDGPMVIKGILDPEDARDAVRFGADGIVVSNHGGRQLDGVLSSARALPAIADAVKGDIAILADSGIRSGLDVVRMIALGADTVLLGRAFIYALATHGQRGVENLLNLIEKEMRVAMTLTGAKSIGEITRDSLVQANALLNEQVIPARPRAVS; this is encoded by the coding sequence ATGATCATCTCTGCTGCCAGTGACTATCGCGCCGCCGCGCAACGTATTCTGCCGCCGTTCCTGTTTCACTATCTTGATGGCGGCGCTTATGCCGAACACACGCTGCGCCGCAATGTGGACGATCTGGCTGACGTTGCGCTAAGACAGCGCATTTTAAAAAACATGTCTGATCTCAGCCTTGAAACCAAATTGTTTAATGAAACGTTGTCGATGCCGGTCGCGCTGGCACCGGTGGGTTTATGCGGCATGTATGCACGGCGTGGCGAAGTGCAGGCTGCCCGCGCTGCGGCGCTGAAAGGCATTCCCTTTACCTTATCGACCGTTTCCGTCTGCCCCATTGAAGAGGTGGCACCGGCAATTAATCGTCCGATGTGGTTCCAGCTCTATGTGCTGCGCGATCGCGGCTTTATGCGTAACGCGTTGGAGCGAGCCAAAGCTGCAGGTTGTTCCACGCTGGTGTTCACCGTGGATATGCCAACACCGGGCGCACGCTATCGTGATGCGCATTCGGGCATGAGCGGCAACCATGCGGCGCTGCGTCGCTACTGGCAAGCCGTGACGCACCCACAATGGGCGTGGGATGTCGGCATGCAGGGGCGTCCGCACGATCTCGGGAATATTTCTACCTATCTCGGCAAACCCACCGGACTGGAAGATTATATCGGCTGGCTGGCGAACAACTTTGATCCCTCTATTTCATGGAAGGATCTGGAGTGGATTCGTGAATTCTGGGATGGCCCGATGGTGATTAAAGGGATACTTGACCCCGAAGATGCGCGTGATGCGGTGCGCTTTGGCGCGGATGGCATTGTGGTGTCTAACCACGGCGGACGCCAGCTGGATGGCGTGCTCTCCTCGGCGCGTGCGCTGCCTGCTATCGCCGATGCGGTAAAAGGTGACATCGCGATTCTGGCCGATAGCGGCATCCGCAGTGGTCTTGATGTGGTGCGCATGATTGCGTTAGGCGCAGATACCGTACTGCTGGGCCGCGCCTTTATCTATGCGCTGGCAACACACGGACAGCGCGGCGTGGAGAATCTGCTCAACCTGATTGAGAAAGAGATGCGGGTAGCGATGACGCTGACCGGCGCAAAATCGATCGGTGAAATTACCCGCGATTCACTGGTGCAGGCCAATGCGCTGCTCAATGAGCAAGTCATACCTGCTCGCCCGCGTGCGGTGAGCTGA
- a CDS encoding cyanate transporter, which translates to MKRQTEMMMLIALVLAGLNMRPLMTSVSPLLGQLRQTIGLTPLAASLLPAIPMMMMGAIALLSAPLMQRIAVRKLLTGGLMLLSLATFSRLFITQGSLLVFSTIPGGLGIGVVQMAMPGLIRQRFGERSAAITGLWAGALMGGGGLAAALTPWLSAQMGWQGALSSWALPTLCAVLLWLFIPTAAPEKSTQRAIPALWRKTRAWTLALSFGLVNGGYAICVAWLPDFYHQQGWSAQAGGSLLAMMISCQVVGALLLPLLARGADRRPLLLLALGMQFCGMMGFLFAPQAAPWIWAGVAGFGLGGAFPLALVLALDHLSHPQAGARLVAFMQGVGFIIAGCMPFIAGQLHTLTHSFASVWLMQGAVTLLLIVLNLCFHPRSYPHAFPEK; encoded by the coding sequence ATGAAACGACAGACAGAAATGATGATGCTTATCGCGTTGGTATTGGCGGGCCTGAATATGCGCCCTTTAATGACCTCGGTGAGTCCGTTGCTCGGCCAGTTACGTCAGACCATTGGGCTGACGCCATTAGCCGCGTCTTTGCTGCCCGCTATACCCATGATGATGATGGGAGCGATTGCGCTGTTAAGCGCGCCCTTAATGCAGCGCATCGCTGTCCGTAAATTGCTGACAGGCGGATTGATGTTACTGAGTTTGGCGACTTTCAGCCGCCTGTTTATCACTCAGGGCAGTCTATTAGTCTTTAGCACCATTCCGGGTGGATTAGGCATTGGTGTGGTGCAAATGGCGATGCCGGGATTGATTCGCCAGCGCTTTGGTGAGCGCAGCGCAGCGATTACGGGTTTATGGGCTGGAGCGTTGATGGGCGGTGGCGGCCTGGCTGCCGCCTTAACGCCGTGGCTGAGCGCACAGATGGGGTGGCAAGGTGCGTTAAGCAGTTGGGCGCTACCGACGCTGTGCGCGGTGCTGTTGTGGCTGTTTATTCCCACTGCCGCGCCGGAGAAATCTACGCAGCGGGCAATACCTGCACTGTGGCGCAAAACGCGGGCGTGGACGCTGGCGCTGAGCTTTGGGTTGGTCAATGGCGGGTATGCCATCTGCGTCGCGTGGCTGCCCGATTTCTATCATCAACAGGGCTGGAGCGCGCAGGCGGGCGGCAGCTTGCTTGCTATGATGATCAGTTGTCAGGTGGTCGGGGCATTGTTGCTACCGCTGCTGGCTCGCGGAGCCGATCGTCGGCCATTATTGCTGCTGGCATTGGGCATGCAGTTCTGCGGCATGATGGGATTTCTGTTTGCCCCGCAGGCCGCACCGTGGATCTGGGCAGGCGTAGCGGGATTCGGTCTGGGCGGCGCCTTTCCGTTAGCCTTGGTACTGGCGCTGGATCATCTGTCTCATCCACAGGCGGGGGCACGTCTGGTGGCATTCATGCAAGGCGTGGGATTCATTATCGCAGGTTGTATGCCGTTTATCGCCGGACAGTTGCATACATTAACCCACAGCTTTGCCAGCGTTTGGTTGATGCAAGGTGCGGTGACGCTGCTGTTGATTGTGTTAAACCTCTGTTTCCATCCACGCAGTTATCCGCACGCTTTCCCAGAAAAATAA
- a CDS encoding bifunctional diguanylate cyclase/phosphodiesterase — protein MTFVPQQPQLRPFINGAEDRTVRFTRRSLRTLTLLLFGVLFLSMLMVLTIAQHQNKLSVEHDQILMQQAWVGRKEAMITDIRDYAFWGEAWRNLHITMNRVWAFDEENFGPGLYEEYHYEGVFVVDGNDHTTYSVIDGKLSSVSLEAWLGKSSRMLIANARLLNNAAVARNALVNGQPAIIVAAPITTGKVPGLPQKAGPPSVMVFVNVFTPAKLKALGDTLGVSSPRFAKNEVDAKIEPRMVEEVPGGEPLVLRWTPKMPGMGLIWFLLPLLLIMGIIIAWITRRVSRHALHNAILSDRRFAMLAVSQQELASSEARFRDLAEAASDWIWETDEEGRLIYLSSRFNTVTGHEISVWLGRHLDHLLTHPSHSLVTWLMRQEAEPQQMPLRCQFMSAQGDRRIGQLVAKTVWHNGRCIGFRGTVSDITQGMEAEARIQFLSRHDVLTGLPNRLQLQEYLTSHLEQFNMDIPLTIISIDLDQFKPINETWGHAAGDLVLNQMAQRIKNCIGPHELTARLGGDEFVVILREGDRDKVDERCAQLLHEVQQPITTGQHVHYLTASMGIACAPQDAAHPEALLRMSDIALNEARESGRNQWVWYANEMANLRESKRDMARRIERALKNDEFRLHYQPRYQLSGGQLAGAEALIRWQTAPDQWITPDRFIPLAEENGLIATISDWVLKRACEDALAWGGDRYVSVNISPVEFRTTDLVQRVANVLKESGLPATRLELEITENVTFEHPQQALEVMQGLRSLGVRLTVDDFGTGYAALGYLKTFPFNGLKIDRSWMKDFPESQQAQSVVAGIIALARAFALTITAEGIETEAQLNQLKILSCEEGQGYFLGRPMPLAAFSTLLERTTQNNREQA, from the coding sequence ATGACTTTTGTACCTCAGCAACCGCAGCTGCGTCCTTTTATAAACGGAGCAGAAGATCGCACTGTTCGCTTTACGCGGCGGAGTCTACGCACGCTTACACTGCTGTTGTTCGGCGTATTGTTTCTTTCCATGCTGATGGTGCTGACCATTGCCCAGCATCAAAACAAGTTATCTGTTGAACACGATCAGATATTGATGCAGCAAGCGTGGGTAGGGCGTAAAGAGGCGATGATAACTGACATCCGCGATTACGCTTTCTGGGGCGAAGCCTGGCGTAATCTGCACATCACGATGAATAGAGTCTGGGCCTTCGATGAAGAGAACTTCGGTCCGGGTTTGTATGAGGAATACCATTATGAAGGCGTTTTTGTTGTCGATGGCAACGATCACACCACCTATTCAGTCATCGACGGTAAGCTGAGTTCTGTTTCGCTGGAAGCCTGGCTGGGAAAAAGCAGCCGGATGCTGATTGCCAACGCACGCTTATTGAATAATGCGGCGGTAGCACGCAATGCACTGGTGAATGGACAGCCGGCTATTATCGTCGCCGCGCCAATCACTACCGGTAAAGTGCCCGGCTTGCCGCAAAAAGCGGGGCCACCATCAGTGATGGTTTTCGTCAATGTGTTCACGCCTGCCAAGCTAAAAGCGTTAGGCGACACGCTTGGCGTAAGTAGTCCGCGTTTTGCCAAAAACGAAGTCGATGCCAAAATTGAGCCGCGAATGGTGGAAGAGGTGCCGGGTGGCGAGCCGCTAGTCTTACGCTGGACGCCAAAAATGCCCGGCATGGGGTTAATCTGGTTTCTGCTACCGTTGCTGTTAATCATGGGCATCATTATCGCGTGGATTACTCGCCGGGTAAGCCGCCACGCGCTTCACAACGCGATATTATCCGATCGCCGATTCGCCATGTTAGCGGTCAGCCAGCAGGAGTTGGCAAGCAGCGAGGCGCGTTTTCGTGACCTGGCAGAAGCGGCTTCAGACTGGATTTGGGAAACCGATGAAGAAGGGCGGCTGATCTATTTGTCGTCTCGCTTCAACACCGTAACCGGCCATGAAATTAGCGTTTGGCTAGGAAGACACCTCGACCATTTGCTGACCCATCCCAGCCACTCTTTGGTGACCTGGCTGATGCGTCAGGAAGCGGAACCCCAGCAAATGCCGCTGCGTTGCCAGTTTATGTCGGCACAGGGCGATCGTCGTATTGGTCAGTTGGTGGCTAAAACGGTCTGGCACAATGGCAGATGCATCGGCTTTCGCGGCACGGTCTCTGACATTACTCAGGGCATGGAAGCGGAAGCGCGCATTCAGTTCTTGTCACGTCATGATGTGTTAACCGGGTTGCCAAACCGGCTTCAGTTGCAAGAGTATCTCACCAGCCATCTTGAACAATTCAACATGGATATTCCGCTCACCATCATCAGTATCGATCTGGATCAGTTCAAACCGATCAATGAAACCTGGGGCCACGCTGCGGGTGATCTGGTATTGAATCAGATGGCGCAGCGCATTAAAAATTGTATAGGACCCCATGAGCTGACTGCGCGACTCGGCGGTGATGAGTTTGTCGTGATTTTACGCGAAGGGGATCGTGACAAAGTTGATGAACGCTGTGCGCAGCTGCTGCATGAAGTTCAGCAGCCGATTACGACCGGCCAGCACGTTCACTATTTAACTGCCAGCATGGGTATTGCCTGTGCACCGCAGGATGCTGCCCATCCTGAAGCGTTGCTGCGGATGTCTGACATCGCGCTAAATGAAGCCCGCGAATCGGGGCGCAATCAATGGGTTTGGTACGCCAATGAAATGGCTAACTTGCGCGAAAGTAAGCGCGATATGGCGCGCCGCATTGAGCGAGCGCTGAAAAATGATGAGTTTCGTTTACATTATCAACCACGTTATCAACTCTCTGGCGGACAACTGGCAGGCGCAGAAGCGCTTATTCGCTGGCAAACTGCGCCTGATCAATGGATCACGCCGGATCGATTTATTCCGCTGGCAGAAGAGAATGGTTTAATCGCCACGATCAGCGATTGGGTATTGAAGCGAGCCTGTGAAGATGCGTTGGCGTGGGGTGGCGACCGTTATGTTTCCGTTAACATTTCGCCCGTTGAATTTCGTACCACCGATTTAGTGCAGCGGGTAGCCAATGTGTTAAAAGAGAGTGGGTTGCCCGCAACGCGGCTGGAACTGGAAATAACTGAAAACGTCACTTTCGAACATCCGCAGCAAGCGCTAGAAGTGATGCAGGGATTGCGTTCGTTAGGCGTACGTTTAACTGTAGATGATTTTGGTACGGGCTATGCCGCGCTGGGTTATTTAAAAACCTTTCCGTTTAACGGCTTGAAAATTGACCGCTCGTGGATGAAAGATTTTCCGGAATCGCAGCAGGCGCAATCGGTGGTCGCTGGCATTATCGCGCTGGCGCGCGCTTTTGCACTCACCATCACCGCCGAAGGCATTGAAACAGAAGCGCAACTGAATCAGCTTAAAATACTGTCATGTGAAGAAGGGCAAGGCTATTTTCTTGGCCGCCCGATGCCACTCGCAGCCTTCAGCACGCTTCTGGAGAGAACAACCCAGAACAACCGGGAGCAGGCTTAA
- a CDS encoding biofilm development regulator YmgB/AriR family protein: protein MRVQPNSASRAITDYFNSPDWNAPPESDLLAAILRELMEAGQPATNKAIIARVIDKLEFEGDEKRLQNYRTLLAQLIETRPQE, encoded by the coding sequence ATGAGAGTGCAACCAAACAGCGCCAGCCGTGCTATCACCGACTATTTCAACAGCCCTGACTGGAACGCGCCGCCAGAATCCGATCTGCTGGCTGCCATCCTGCGTGAATTAATGGAAGCCGGACAACCTGCCACTAATAAAGCAATTATTGCGCGCGTTATCGATAAGCTGGAGTTTGAAGGGGACGAAAAGCGCCTGCAAAATTATCGTACTTTACTGGCGCAGTTAATTGAAACGCGGCCACAAGAGTAA
- a CDS encoding multidrug efflux MFS transporter produces the protein MPRSLEPWKINLISVWFGCFFTGLAISQIIPFLPLYIEQLGIKDADSLSLWSGLTFSITFVVSAAVAPLWGSLADRKGRKLMLLRAAFGMGLVILLQAFVTQAWQLLLLRALMGLTSGYIPNAMALVAAQVPRERSGWALSCVSTGQIGGVILGPLIGGLLADWVGLRLVFIITAVLLMISFFVTLFLIKETGYIPISKKDKLNARQVFATLDNPKLMICLFFTTMVIQMCNGSVNPILTLFVRELAPGAENIAFLSGFIAALPGISALLSAPRLGRLGDRIGTQRILLATMVISLLLFIGMSFVTNATQLGILRFLLGFADGAMMPAVQTLLVRHSRDNITGRIFGYNQSFMYLGNVAGPMLGAAVSALAGYRWVFFATAMVVLINVIFLRRFYRRPKTHLPQPVDETSEHSASVAESAKTRG, from the coding sequence ATGCCCCGCTCATTAGAACCCTGGAAAATAAACCTGATTTCGGTCTGGTTTGGTTGTTTTTTCACTGGACTGGCGATCAGCCAGATCATTCCTTTTCTGCCACTCTATATCGAACAGCTCGGTATCAAAGATGCGGATTCACTGAGTTTGTGGTCAGGTTTGACATTCAGCATCACGTTTGTGGTATCCGCCGCCGTTGCGCCACTGTGGGGGAGTTTGGCGGATCGTAAAGGACGCAAACTGATGCTGCTGCGCGCCGCGTTTGGCATGGGTTTGGTGATTCTGCTACAGGCATTTGTGACACAGGCGTGGCAGCTTTTGCTGTTGCGTGCCTTGATGGGGCTGACTTCAGGCTACATTCCTAATGCAATGGCGCTGGTGGCGGCACAGGTGCCGCGCGAGCGCAGCGGCTGGGCGTTGAGTTGTGTCTCAACCGGTCAAATTGGCGGTGTGATCCTTGGGCCGCTGATTGGCGGATTGCTGGCGGATTGGGTGGGTCTACGCCTGGTTTTTATCATCACCGCCGTGCTGTTGATGATCAGCTTTTTTGTCACGTTATTTCTCATTAAAGAAACCGGCTACATACCCATCAGTAAAAAGGACAAGCTCAACGCCCGGCAGGTTTTTGCCACGCTGGATAATCCTAAACTAATGATCTGCTTGTTCTTCACCACCATGGTTATTCAAATGTGTAACGGATCGGTGAACCCGATCTTAACGTTGTTTGTTCGCGAACTGGCCCCTGGCGCAGAAAACATCGCTTTTCTCAGCGGCTTTATCGCCGCGCTGCCTGGCATTTCCGCTTTGCTCTCTGCTCCGCGTTTAGGACGACTCGGCGATCGCATCGGCACGCAGCGTATCCTGCTCGCGACAATGGTAATTTCGCTGCTGCTGTTTATCGGCATGTCGTTTGTCACCAATGCGACGCAGTTGGGCATATTGCGCTTTCTGCTTGGTTTTGCCGATGGCGCAATGATGCCTGCGGTGCAGACGCTGTTGGTACGTCATTCCCGCGACAACATCACCGGCCGCATCTTCGGTTATAACCAATCTTTTATGTATTTGGGCAATGTGGCCGGGCCGATGCTCGGCGCAGCGGTGTCCGCGCTGGCCGGTTATCGTTGGGTTTTCTTTGCCACCGCCATGGTGGTATTGATTAATGTGATTTTCCTGCGTCGTTTTTACCGTCGGCCAAAAACCCATTTACCGCAGCCTGTTGACGAAACGTCAGAACATAGTGCCAGCGTTGCTGAGTCAGCAAAAACTCGGGGCTAA